The following nucleotide sequence is from Drosophila takahashii strain IR98-3 E-12201 chromosome 3L, DtakHiC1v2, whole genome shotgun sequence.
TGGTAGCTGAAGTCCAGTCAatcgaataaaatatgttcGAGCCAGGATGGATCGGCGAAGTGTGAATTACTTTTAATTGTGTCAATAAAGTATGCACTACCATATGTATGGTTCGCATATCGTTTGGATTTCTACCATACTTTTCATGGAAGAACTTATTTTCCTTGATGAAATAATAGTCGGAGTCATTAGAGAAACTGAACAGTAgaccgaaaataaaataaatcatttctttGCCATGCCCAGACTCAACAGTTTTAATTGTAAAGGTATGCCAATTATCCGTATCAAGGCTTAGGCTAAAGGATTTTTCGCTTTTACAAACGACCTGAGAAATCCGGTCGATAACTCTGCTCAGATCTATATGAAACAGGTTAATTAGTTTATCGGCGATCACGTATCCATTCCTAACTGCTGGATGATTTACAGAAGTTTTCAGGTAAACAGCTTCGCAGTTGTCATAAGGATGAGCTCGCTGAGGCTCTGTTTTGAAGGGCATCTTAATCTTAAGAAACCCATTCACTATTTTAGGAATAGGATTGCAAAAAAAGGCATCTGTGGgaacaatttaaatacattataaATACATTGTAATTGGAAAATAGATATTTTACAgtattttgtttgtgtgtacGAGTACGTGTGTTTCAATTCACTTAACCTAAAAACCTAACCAACCCGGAGAGTGGTGTTTCCTCAAACGACTGAGTCTATGGACCTTAGATTACTGTTTTAATATAACTTACATGTCTTGTCCAAGTTCTGCATTGTACCCTTGAAAATGGAATTGATGTTGGTGAATTCCTGATTTATCTTCTCGGCTATTTCGATTGCAGCGTGGTCATAAAGTTGCTGCCCAGGAGTCGGGttttttgccatattttcTATAAGCAATTCAAGTGCCTCGTCCAATTTAAGCGACATTGCGAAAGTTGTGATTTTTCTTCGACTTAATTAGGGGAAAACCAAAATTGGATTGAAATCGAAAGTTCAATTTGCTGCGTCACTTCAGAAATTGGGGATGAGACATCTTTGTAAAAGGACTTATCGAAATATCACATTCCTGTGGTCACCGTGATTTATGGTTGCATGTGAGATCCAtcggatttttttaaatcgaaggAAATCCCATCTCTAGTTTGAGAACACAAAGTTGcgaagtttttttaaaaattgcgaAATTCTGAATAATGTCGCTTAAATTAAACGAGGCTCTCGGATTTTTGATAGAACAATTATCCAAAGACGACATGCCTGATCAGCAATTGCAGCAGGACGCCGCCGAAATATCCACGAAACTAAATGAGGAACTAAGTAATATTAACTCGATCTTCAAAGGCACAGTGGGTGACTGGAACCAGTCGTGTAAGTTACtatttaattatacccttTACCCGTAGAGGgttaaagggtatattgtattcgtgcaaatgtatgtaacaggtagaaagATGCGTTTCCGACTCTAtacagtatatatattttgatcaagatcactagccgagtcgatctagccatgtccgtctgtctgcaagcgttctcccttgttttgtttttaatttgttgtaatGTGATTTGTtatctttttatatttgtgttattattatttatgtcaACTTCACAGAGCATGCAAGTGATGGTTTACCGTTTCTTGTTCATCAAAAAGAAGATGAAGAAAGAGTGTAAGATTATCATCTCTTTAGTCAATACTCTTCTAAAGTAGTATGGTTTAGTTCGAGTTTTGTCATACCCTATAAACAGTTAGCAtgtattttatgcatatataAAATCCTTTTGGTCAAAAAAGAGATTTTTGTGTCGTTGACTGATTCTATCTGTTTCTACTCTACTTAGCTTTATACTATATATCTGAAGAACACTAAGGTAATAAATTGGAATCAATAGGGTTCTGGATGAAAGGGTAAACAAACTTCGTCTTTCAGAGCTAACTGTACTCTTCTTTTGTTCTTTCTGCTTGAGTTACATATGATTGGAAAAGTTTGTAGTTTGTGGACGGTCACAACAAAACGTAagagtttattttgtttctccAATTCCGTTTCTTTAAGGTTTTTTCTTACCCTACACCACGGGGGTGCCCGTTCTGTATATTAAAATGCCATTTGATATTGAAGCTCAGCTCGTTTCCTCTGAGGATCGTTGGTGCACTTTTAAACTAAAGACAACTGTACATCATCCATCTGTTCAAAATGGTTATTTAAACGGTGTAAGGCTGAACCAACTTTTTTTCATAGACTTGATGAAAGCTACCGATAGAATTTCTCAAGAAAAGTTGAAAAGTggcaaaacctataaacttcGCGTTGACTTCGAAAAGATTGAAGGcgtaacaatttttaacatCAAAGTCTTCGAATATAAACATGAAAGGGTGGAGAGAAGACCCGCTTACCTTTATAAGTTTTcgcttttcattaattttggaaaaagttCTGACGGTTATACAAGCAAAAGCAATTTCTTTGCCCGAGCAGATTCGAATGTTCTCAAAACACAAGGATTTGTGAAATCAAACATGTTGGGCAATGTAGAAAAATTGACGATCATCTTGAATGGATATTTACCGCcccaaattacaaaaataatatatggtCCCGTCGACTGGAGGCCAGTTAACAATTTAGATGATGCTCTGCTCTTGGTGAGTTTATTATTGACACTTTCCCACTTAAACTTACTAAAACTAATCTCAGGTCATAAAAAGAACTATTCCGTTCATGGAAAACCCCGAGCAACTGTCGAGTGCTTACGAAAAACTAATGCAATTTAAGCAATCGGACACCGTTTCAATGAAAGAGATAAGAGCTCTTTTTGGTTTGCATTAAATGTATCTCAAGAAAGAATATGgatacatataaaaaaatacttattcgTAAGATATTCTTACtttcataattaattttataattaatctATTACTTCTACTTTTTTGAAGTTCCAATTTGGGTTTGAATACATGTATTTTTAAGTCAACTTAAAAGGGAAATATGTAgcatttatcattttaagTTTCCTACATTAAAAGAACGAAGAGAAGAGAAACGTATATTGTCATTTTAAAACAGAATGTAGTTTGAATAAAGTAATCATTTAaggttatataaaaaatttaaaattaagcaatttttaattgaaaaatggcTAGATACAGAAATGTTAtgactaaaaattataaactatAATATCTATCACCTTTTAGTTGGGAATGTTCATATTACATACCTACTAATTGATTTAATTCcgtcaaaagaaaataaattattttttgaaaacctaTAGAGAGGGTCAAAACTTTTTGCACAAAGGTTAATTAATCTTCAAAGTAACtaaaaaaacacatgtttaACAAACTATACTTTTAGGCTACCGGCTGAAAATGAAACACATGGATTTAACAAATGTTTTTGAAATTCGCATTGTTTAATtcgcttaaaaaatatgttagctTGTATTTAAATTCGAGCGAGCCGAACTTGTTTCGAAACTTGGCAAATGCTCCCCTGCGTTCATTTGGAGATTGGTGATGGGTTTACCCGGAAAGAAAATTTCCGTTAATTATTAAGTCATCGAAAGGTCGCCAAACAGAACCGCGACTCATTTCCATCCAGTTTTCAAATTTCCATATCTGAGAATAGacgtaaattaattaatcagACACGCAGACAAATAAAGCTGTTCGCAGTTAATGGGATAACAAGCTAGAATTCGTTGGGGTCACCCGAGATTTCGATTTTTGGGCGTGCCTTTGTTTGCTCTTTATGGGCGCAAAGACCATAAATTAACGCCGTGAAAGAATCGATGGATGGATTGATTTATAACCCAAGCAGAACGGCCCCAAGGTTTTGTAGAAGTGGTCAGAAAACATTTGCGCGTTTCGGCAGAGCTTAGAACATCTAGCAACAACTTAGTCTAGGTCTTGAGTCTTAAGATATGAAAGTTAGTTGGGGATTAGTACATGCTATATGGTATGTTCAGCCTTCTTCTTGGACACTTGCATCCAAATCGATGTGGATGGTGGACAATGGACGATGGATAGGATCCTTTCGGGCGCCTCAGAAGAATTCGCGCTTCTTCAGCTTTCCGTCCTCGGTGTGTGTGCGAATGTATTCCAGGGATCGTAGGATGTAGTCGGGTGTGGGCGGCGGCTGCGGCAGATGACGGCCCACCACATGGAAGCCCAGTTCATCGGCTATGTAGCGCGTCTCGATGGGAACACCCTCGGGCGAGATGTAGCTGTATATTCCAATGGTTTCCAGCGGAGATCCCGCCGCCTGGACATCGATGCCATTGCTGGTCTTGAAGGCGTACTTGAAGACACCCTCGTCGTCGGAGGGCGAAACCCGAAAGTCGGTTATCTGGGCATCCTGCTCACCAGTCGCACCCACCAATCTCCGGATCCGGCGCACCCTCACCAGACGCCCATCCACTTGGGCCATCCAAGCGAGGGCCAGGAAAACCAGGCCAATTAGCTGAAACCAAAAGAGGTCGTCTTATCAGCCATTATCAAGATCACACAGAGCAGGTAAGAAACACAAATAAAGCTtggaaaaatatcgaaatttcgatatttcatatttttgcccttgaaaacatcgatataataaaaacaatattgtgaaaatatcgcaaatattgatttttttcaagATCTAATCACAAATCAGGGCAAAATGCTTACAAAATATCGCATATTTCTCGGTCTTATCTCCGTTTATCTTATTTCGCACAGGCACTGAAACACAACAGGCAATCTTTGAttgattttgtaatatttcccGATCCGATGTAATCCGCTGCGGAATTTCGACGTCTGCGAGGTTCAAAGTTAGCCACCGTACTGCCAATCCGGGCAGCTGGTCTTTTCCGTTTTTATATGTGGTAAACAACGGGCCAAAACGTAAGCCACGAAAATCTAATAAGCATAACCAAATGCCAATAATCGTTGGCTCCGTCGTCTTCTGTAGCGCCTCTCCTCTGAGATAAATGCTGCTACCCTGCCCACCAATTCTAGCTCTCGATAGCAGGTCATATCGAATCGTCTTGACTATATAATTCATTTCCGTTTATCATGCTTGcttattcatattttatgaTTTCATACATCAGAAGCTAATAAGAGATGCTACTAAAAAGTGCTAAGTAGCGCGAGTTCTTGAAGATGATCCGCTGCCAATTTTATTACGAAATTTATGATGGCAGAGTTTCCGAATTTGGTTTTACCATTGTTATTCGGTCGCATTCGACTCAGTTGAATTAATAATATACTAGTTTCGATTTGGGTTTATTGCATCTCTCTAATATCTAACTGTTTGGCCATAGTAAGATGTCttgttttgcctaaaatttgttttatttatacaaatgATTTCACATAGAGTAAACCGTTTgctaaaagtatatattttacacTTATCCATCGATGATAGAACGCGTACCACATGTGGTTCCAAACACGGAAGCATTTTGGCGCCCAGCATGatcacataaaaaaatattaatataatttttagagCCTTTTCTTGTTTGGATGCAAATTATGATCGTAAAAATCACGGAAAATaggccattaaaattataagaagTCAGTGGCGTGGAATTTGGATTAACAGAAGGCTTTTTAAcgatttttgatttgttaatCTGGCTGAAGAAACTTAATTAACGGACAGTAACAGTTCCGTGTGGAGAATAATGGCGAATGTGTATAGGCTTACAGGTTCAAAAGCAGACTGATTCTTGTTTTCAATTGAGTCGTAGCAGCAAGTTCGTTGCCTGAGTCTTTTGTTTCTTGCTCCATTTGCAGGAGCGCAGCATAAATTATGATAATTTTGGAAGAACATTCAGCATAAACAGCCGTTGTTTATGCTGCCATTTACATATTGCCTGAATTAATGTTCTCAAATCTGTCAGATGCCCGAGGGGGTCACCCGCAGAGTCATCGTAGCAGCAACTATCTAATAGTTCACACACGACGAGAAGATGATTTCTTCTGCCAGTAGAAGGAGGAGAACTGGAAAAGGCAGTTCATTTGTAGTTTTcgatttttggttttcggttttctagTTTTTCGTGTTTGCGTTTCGCAACCGATTCTAAGGCTAAACTATTTGGCGTCGATTTGTGTTACTTAATTAATGTTGTTCgcggaaaaaaaaagatttcaaCTCGTTTGACTTGAAGATTTATGTCTGAAAATTAGCCGAAGATTATTTTCGCTTCATGCTTTCATCTGCGTCGAGTGCCCCTCTTTTGCTATGTAAATCCTCGAAGACACAGGCGTTGTTTCTTAATTAGCAAACACAGTGttaaaggcaaacaaacataATGCACATATCATTAGGCAAACACACATGGATTCTGATTGATGGGCTGATTGATTCTCCGGACCGACACCTTGACGAGCGGCGACTTGTAAAGTTGGGGCTATGCAAATCAACGGGGTGCGGGGCTAAATCAGACAAGTCGTGCAAGGTCTAGGTCTGCATAGCTCCATATTCCACACAGTGGGTAGAAACAATaggaaaaagtaaataaattacttatttatttatttctaaaaataaaatacaaattattaaacaaaaataaattaaaaaataaatggcatactgatttaaatttttaatttcagcaTTCTCTCATAAAGGATCTTTACTTTGAGGCATCTAAACAACCCGTTTCGAGCACTCGCCAAACAGAAGTTATTTGCTTGGCTAAATAACTCAttcaaaccgaaaaaaaaaccccgAATCAACCATGATCAATGGCTGTGCAGTAGAAACCTTTAGCATTTCCAGTTTCGCCTTTAATCGCAAAACAGTTAATCGAATAATCAAAGTTGACGTATTGTATGCATATTTAGCACGCCtcattaaatcaaattaatatatttggtATTGGCTTTTTAGTTGCGAATCAATTTCAACCATGACCTTTTACAACCAAAAATAGaatctaattataataaattaataactaaATGGCACAATTTGTCAGAGGCGGGATGTCCGCAAGTTGGACGATGTGAATCATCATATCATCTTAGTTGAACCAATGTGCATAACTTTCGATTTCTGATCGGTTTGCTATGCAGGCACACCTACAAATGGACCCcgaaaaatccaaaacaactTCATTGTCAGGCGATAATGGCCGGGCATTAGCACAAAATCAGTATAAATCAATTCCCGGTCTTCgaacttgtatttttttttttggtgataaTGCGTCTGCTTTTTGGTTGCACCGATTCCCAGCTTATGATTTTTAGCTTCCTCGTTTGATGTATTTCGAGAACCGTTTCCAAAGAGAGCTCAAAGATTAGGCGGAGCTCGAAAGCTTCCTTTTCGGCCTCGTCAAATCTTTTTTGGCCAGTTTCAATTTAACTTTCGAGCGCAGCAGATCGCGTCGCATTAACTCTGCTGCCTTTATAACGGTTAAAACTCGGTTCGGTATCAGAATATCAGTAGTATATCAGGTTCAGAATCCACAACGTAAAAGCAAACATTTGAAACCAAATTTAATTAGGCGATGATGTCGTTTGGCAAGGTTTGTGCAATGTCTGTGTCTGTGTATTTGCTGCTCCATTAAACCTCCCCCTAAAATCCGATTCGATCAGCTTGCGGGGCTCCTGATCCTGGTCCACCTAAACCATTGTATCGGAAATACGGACAGGACCATCTACTACCGGAATACCCCGCCCGATCCCTTTGGTCACTACAACTTCGAGTTCCAGACCACCAATGGCATCACCACCAAGGGAGCCGGGAATGAAAATGGAGCCGTCGGCGTGGTTCAGTTCGTGTCCCTCGAGGGAATTCCCGTGACCTTCTCCTACGTGGCCGATGCGAATGGCTACCAGCCCACCGGAGATCTCATTCCGGCCATTCCGCTGCACGTCATCCGCCAATTGGAGTACATCCGCTCACATCCGCCGGTGGACGAGCGTCGGTCGAGGCGTTGGTAAAACTCTCGGGTATCCGAAAACAATTATATATCGTCGCTTTACAGttggggaatatttttatttcgtatttatgtttattgtttttccatgCAAATGGGACATACGAAAGAACAACAGCGCGCCAGCAGCAAAATCATGCCAAAATATATAGCAAGCCAATAAATATtgtagaaatataaataaagtacTAGACTTAATTGATCTGATCGTTCTGGAATTCCGGAAAGTTTACCTCTAGGAAAGAAGTTTATCCAATAAATAGCAAGTATAATTCGTTAAACATTTTGCAATTGCGAAACTGGAAAAAACGGTATCTTTCTGTatggtaatattttattaagttatGTAAATGgttattgttcattgtatcaATTGTAAACCCAATTTTCCACAGTGTAGAAACCGGCAACTATTACCAATGAAATATGCTaagaatgttttttaaaaactaaaagatttATGGACTGCATAACTAATCGGAATCATGTTTTCTATGCTAATGACGAAAAAATCGACCCCACCAAAATGTCAGCTTTCATCAATTCACATTTGCTGTGGCTTCTTTGTTCTGATTTTATAcagatttaatttataattctaTTACCATTTTTTCGCAGTGTAGAAACCGGCAACTATTCTTATAACATACCTAAGAAtgctctttaaaaataatgctaGGATTTATGAACTGCATAAGTAGCCGAAATCATGTTTACCATGCTAATGACTCGGGAATTTAGCGCTCTAAAATGTCAGCTTTCATCAGTTCACTTCTGCTCTGGCTTTTTCGTTATAAAAATGTCATACCattccgatccgatccgatccgatctcCGACCTTGTCTTTAAGAACGACTTTCGCTTTTGCGGCAATCAACGAGAAGATTGCGCCTGTCGCCGCTCATTTGCATGTGGGCGCCTAATTAAGGCCGTTGCATAATATTGACCGACTCTTCAAGACCGACTTAATGTAACCAGACTAATAAACCAAATTGAGTTGACACCGTTTAATGTCACCGAAACAAGTTGCTGATTGATGCGAGCCTAGCTTCAAATTAATCCCCCATTTGGTTCCGGCCTTGGGATACACAAATATCTTAAAGCGATTACCGCAGGCATCTCCAAAAAATCATCATCTTGTAAATGAATGAATGCTACCACCGCTGCATCCCAGCCACCAGTTAGTTCGTAGAATATCCCAttgaaaacatattaaaatatgaattATTCATGGCGGGTTCGTTTATCTGATCTTCCTCTCAACAGATCCATTAAGCTGCTCAATATGCATTAGATAAATGACAAACAACCCGCAGGCGAAACCAGGCAATTTGTACACGTCCTATTTTTGGATCCGAAACTATCAAATAAGCATTAGTTGTTCGATCTATCTGATCATGTTCGTCGTCCGAATTTATCTAGAAACTTTATCCACGTGCCAATCCGGTTGCAGTATTTTCGGTTGTTGCTTTCAGATTCTCAGCATTCGCTGATTTATGAATCGGAACGGGGCATAAGGCTTTAATGACTGTCTAAATTGCTTTTATGCCACCGCTGGGAGTTTAGCATCCAACTTAGTATTAAATCTTATTAATCAACTACCTGaacatttaaatatcataCTAAACATCAATAGCCAAAAGGTGTTGGGCAATTAAGAACGAGTCGAAAGTTTAGCTATTAAATATGAATGTTTCGAAATTTTATCATTCATAACTGATTAGTCTACTTTTAAAGGTCAACGCCCCTATAGACCACAGACTTGAGAAATGAATGTTTGAATCGCTGCTGACAATGTGTAAACGTTGGGGTTACTGCCTGACTTATGAGCCATCTGTATTCATTGGAACAAAGTTGTTTAATTATCTTATCTGAATTGATTTACATGCATACCAAATTCCAGCGATCGCACACAAAGCTAAAAAAGAAACATGGAATCGATGTTCGTTTCTTtacaataatatatttcaagTTGCTTGACATATATATACGTGTGTATTTCTGGGTGTGTTTGTGGGTTATTCAAAGTGGGTTACGGCTAACACACACCTAACGTTACAATTATACGGGGATCACGAGTTTTTAGGAAGCCGCATTAATTCTGAATTTAGTTGGACCGATCTTAATttccatcccattttgtgtttaaatcgattttatttagtgtaatttttgtgttggcgtgtaaatacatattttaaacatattcCAAGTATCGCACATAAACTCTATGCTTACAGAATTTTTGTTGTCGCATTCATTTTGCTGTTTTGTCTATACTATAACTAAACCTAGACacgattttttagttttttgaggCGGCCAGAGCGATCCGGGTTGAGATCTCTGGCAGCCGAGTGCGAAACGGACCGAATGAACAATTTGATTGATTGAATTACGTTTATCTTCTGGCTCGTGAATAAGAAATCGTTAGTTTAGTTTACTGGAGTGTTTAATACATATACtagatgtaaatatatattgaacaGTTCATGTGTTCAGTGTTGTCTGTAATCTGTAAGGtttgttttcggttttggGTGTGTGTCCGGTTGGTGTGTTGGTTGCAAAAGTCCTCCAGAGATCTTGAGCGCGCCCACAGCTAAAACCTGCAGGAGATTATAAAACTTTTAGTTTCGCTTATAAAGTTGGTGTTTCCTTTAACTCACCAGTCCTCTTCGCATGCCAGTATGGTGTAGTGGTCACGGCCCCGCCCCTAGGGCCAATCCTAGTCGGCCTTCGTCTCCGTGAACTCTTCGAGGGCAAAGAAGCTGCCGCCCGAGGCGCCGCCACTGCTGCTGGCCGTGCTGGTGGCCACGACGTTGGTGGTGGATGCCGTGGCGCTGGATGCCTCCGAAACTTGCACCCCCTCGCCTGCGGAGGCGGCAGCGGCCTCCTTGTCATCGGTACTGCCGGAGGCgttggccgccgccgccgcctgctGAGCGGCCTCCAAGACCTGCTGCTGCACCTGGACGATGGGCTGGCCATCTTCCGTGTACGAAACGGACACAGGGATGCGTGTGCCATCCTCGCTGATGACATGGGCGCCCTCCTCACCATCCTGGCCCTGCTGGATAATCAACTGACCCTCGGAGTTGAGGAGCGAGGCATCGATTAGCTGCTGCTCATTGTTGTCGCCATGGACGAGCACCATTTGGCCACTGCCGTCGGTCATCATCTGCAGGGTTTCGCCCTCGAGCCCATCGCCCGACTGCAGGACGCCCACGctctgcagcagctgctggaTCTGCTCGGGATCCTGAACAATTATCTGGTTGCCCTCGGCGTCGGTGAGGATGTGGTTGTCCAGCTGCAGGAGATGGCCGTTCTCGTTGACAATGAACTTTATCTGGCCGCCATCGACCTGCGCCTGCATGGCTTCGTCCAGCTCCATGGCCACGTGCTCGCCACCGGCAGCCTCGCCAGCTTCACCCTCGGCTCCTGTGCCGGCGGTGACCTCGCCTTCGCCAGATTCAGCGCCTTCTGCGCTAGCGGCAGCAGCCTCCGACTCGGTTGTGGGCGTATCGGTGGCCTCGCGCTTCGCCACGGCTTCTCCTTCGTCCGAGGGCTTCGGCTCCTCTGGCTCCTCCTTCGCCTTGCCGCTTTCCCCGGCCTTTGCCTTGGTTTTCTCTTGAGCTGCCTTACCAGTCGCCTTGGTTTCCTCTGCAGCCTCAGCTGCCTCGGCAGCGGCAGCTTCATTGTCATCATCCAAACTGGGCATGGAAACGGGAGCGGCATTGGACTTGCTGTCTGCGGAGGCCTCGCCGCTTTCTCCTTTGACTTCAACGCTGCCCTGCGACTGGGACTCGTCCTCGGCCTGATCGAGGTTAGGCATATCGATGCTAACGGAGACGGGAGCTGTGGCATTGGGCGAATCCTTTTGCGACTGATCGCCGTCCGGTTGCGGGATGGTTATGTTGAAGGTGATGCCTCCGCTGCCCTCCTGCGAGGTGATCACCATCTCGCCGCCTTTGCTGCCCGGCTTGCTAGCCTCGCCGCTCTCGTTCTTGTCGGAGTGCAGCTTCTCGAAGAGGCTCTCGATGTCGGCCTCGGCATTCTGCTCGCCGCCCTCGTCGCCAGTTTTTCCAGAGGCCTCTCCCGGCTCATCGCTCAGCAGCGCGGTGGCCGCCGAATTGAGGGCCGTGGCCCCGGCGGAGGCTCCCTTCTTGTCGCGCCTGTGGGTCTCCATGTGGTGGTTGTAGTACGTCTCCTGGATGAACGTAAGCGAGCAAATGCTGCACGAGAAGAAGCGTATGTTGTTCTCCGCCTCGGTGGTGGCGGCCACCACAGCAGCATTGGCCGAAGCAGGCACACTATCGCTCAGTGCCTCGTCGATGGTCTCCTGGAGCAGCTTCTGGGTGTTTAGATTCTGGCTAACCGGCTGCTTGGGCGAGACGGCCGCTGCGCTGGGATTCTGGTGCACTTCAAAGTGCTTGACGAGCAGCTCCCGCTTGGGGAAGGTCATCGAGCAAGTGCCGCACTTGAAGAAATTGGTCTGATGCTGCTTGG
It contains:
- the LOC108069949 gene encoding uncharacterized protein, which produces MSLKLDEALELLIENMAKNPTPGQQLYDHAAIEIAEKINQEFTNINSIFKGTMQNLDKTYAFFCNPIPKIVNGFLKIKMPFKTEPQRAHPYDNCEAVYLKTSVNHPAVRNGYVIADKLINLFHIDLSRVIDRISQVVCKSEKSFSLSLDTDNWHTFTIKTVESGHGKEMIYFIFGLLFSFSNDSDYYFIKENKFFHEKYGRNPNDMRTIHMVVHTLLTQLKVIHTSPIHPGSNIFYSIDWTSATSAGDTLLEVIKFIIPKSTNPGPLKRIYEKLLMLKKSDSVEMAELKALFHLH
- the LOC138913144 gene encoding uncharacterized protein isoform X1; translated protein: MSLKLNEALGFLIEQLSKDDMPDQQLQQDAAEISTKLNEELSNINSIFKGTVGDWNQSCFFLPYTTGVPVLYIKMPFDIEAQLVSSEDRWCTFKLKTTVHHPSVQNGYLNGVRLNQLFFIDLMKATDRISQEKLKSGKTYKLRVDFEKIEGVTIFNIKVFEYKHERVERRPAYLYKFSLFINFGKSSDGYTSKSNFFARADSNVLKTQGFVKSNMLGNVEKLTIILNGYLPPQITKIIYGPVDWRPVNNLDDALLLVIKRTIPFMENPEQLSSAYEKLMQFKQSDTVSMKEIRALFGLH
- the LOC138913144 gene encoding uncharacterized protein isoform X2 produces the protein MSLKLNEALGFLIEQLSKDDMPDQQLQQDAAEISTKLNEELSNINSIFKGTVGDWNQSYSNVLKTQGFVKSNMLGNVEKLTIILNGYLPPQITKIIYGPVDWRPVNNLDDALLLVIKRTIPFMENPEQLSSAYEKLMQFKQSDTVSMKEIRALFGLH
- the LOC138913144 gene encoding uncharacterized protein isoform X3, whose amino-acid sequence is MSLKLNEALGFLIEQLSKDDMPDQQLQQDAAEISTKLNEELSNINSIFKGTVGDWNQSSFSHKGSLL
- the Cpr78Cb gene encoding pupal cuticle protein Edg-78E, translating into MRYFLIGLVFLALAWMAQVDGRLVRVRRIRRLVGATGEQDAQITDFRVSPSDDEGVFKYAFKTSNGIDVQAAGSPLETIGIYSYISPEGVPIETRYIADELGFHVVGRHLPQPPPTPDYILRSLEYIRTHTEDGKLKKREFF
- the Cpr78Ca gene encoding pupal cuticle protein Edg-78E, with translation MMSFGKLAGLLILVHLNHCIGNTDRTIYYRNTPPDPFGHYNFEFQTTNGITTKGAGNENGAVGVVQFVSLEGIPVTFSYVADANGYQPTGDLIPAIPLHVIRQLEYIRSHPPVDERRSRRW